A portion of the Acidisoma sp. PAMC 29798 genome contains these proteins:
- the yidC gene encoding membrane protein insertase YidC has translation MDQKRLIIAIAVSLAILLGFEFLVRPHLPQPPPEPAAIATTTNPSADNPAPSGTGAPGAPATAATSAPSPRVIIQAPRVAGSLNLRGASLDDLVLTDYHETIDPKSPLVRLLEPTSQPKPYYIQFGWTAAPGAVLDGTPVKLPDSNTLWTASATTLDPAHPLTLTWPNGQGLTFSILLTIDDHYMFAIDQKVANAAKQPVALYPWSRIRRDYQPETSGYYLLHEGPVGVFGGTLHELGYKGIKSDGAHHDGVGYTETSNGGWLGFTDKYWLTALIPDQQTDVTASARAFMVNGTDGYQTDFISKAPETVAPGATVSTTSRLFAGAKVVSLLDRYEAEYHIPSFDKSVDFGIFYFLTKPIFFALDYLNKVLGNFGLAIMVFTVAVKLLFFPLANKSYKSMSKMKLLAPKMQEVRERFKDDPSKQQGEIMALYRAEKVNPASGCLPMVIQIPVFFCLYKVIFVTIEMRHAPFFGWIHDLSATDPTNIFTLFGLIPWDPMAVAPFLHLGIWPLIMGCTMVLQQRLNPPPPDPTQARLFQLMPIIFTFMLARFPAGLVIYWSWNNLLSVAQQWFIMRRTRLDRPSRALRTARKGA, from the coding sequence ATGGATCAGAAGCGCCTCATAATCGCGATTGCGGTCTCTCTCGCGATCCTACTCGGCTTCGAGTTCCTGGTGCGGCCGCACCTCCCGCAACCGCCACCCGAGCCGGCGGCCATCGCCACCACCACCAATCCGTCTGCCGATAACCCAGCGCCTTCGGGCACGGGCGCCCCTGGCGCGCCCGCCACGGCCGCGACCTCGGCGCCGTCCCCGCGGGTCATCATCCAGGCGCCCCGCGTTGCCGGCAGCCTCAACCTGCGCGGCGCCTCGCTCGATGATCTGGTGCTGACCGATTATCACGAGACGATCGACCCGAAGTCGCCGCTGGTACGGTTGCTGGAGCCGACGTCGCAGCCGAAGCCCTATTACATCCAGTTCGGCTGGACGGCCGCGCCCGGTGCGGTGCTGGACGGCACACCGGTCAAGCTGCCGGATTCTAACACGCTGTGGACCGCCTCAGCCACCACTCTCGATCCCGCGCATCCGCTGACGCTGACCTGGCCGAACGGGCAGGGGCTGACCTTCTCGATCCTGCTCACCATCGACGACCATTATATGTTTGCGATCGATCAGAAGGTCGCGAATGCGGCCAAGCAGCCGGTTGCCCTCTATCCGTGGTCGCGCATTCGCCGCGACTACCAGCCCGAGACGAGCGGCTACTATTTGCTGCATGAAGGCCCGGTCGGCGTCTTCGGCGGCACGCTGCATGAGCTTGGCTATAAGGGCATCAAGAGCGACGGCGCCCATCATGACGGCGTCGGCTACACCGAGACGAGCAATGGCGGCTGGCTGGGCTTCACCGACAAATATTGGCTGACGGCGCTGATCCCGGACCAGCAGACGGATGTCACGGCCTCGGCGCGCGCCTTCATGGTGAACGGCACAGACGGCTATCAGACTGACTTCATCTCCAAGGCGCCCGAGACCGTAGCGCCCGGCGCCACCGTGTCCACCACGAGCCGGTTGTTCGCCGGCGCCAAGGTGGTCAGCCTGCTGGATCGCTATGAGGCCGAGTATCATATCCCGAGCTTCGACAAGTCGGTCGATTTCGGCATCTTCTACTTCCTGACCAAGCCGATCTTCTTCGCGCTCGATTACCTGAACAAGGTGCTGGGCAATTTCGGCCTGGCGATCATGGTCTTCACCGTCGCGGTGAAGCTGCTGTTCTTCCCGCTCGCCAACAAATCCTACAAGTCCATGAGCAAGATGAAGCTCCTGGCGCCGAAGATGCAGGAGGTGCGGGAGCGCTTCAAGGATGACCCGTCCAAGCAGCAGGGCGAGATCATGGCGCTGTATCGCGCCGAGAAGGTCAATCCGGCATCAGGCTGCTTGCCGATGGTGATCCAGATCCCGGTCTTCTTCTGCCTCTATAAGGTGATCTTCGTGACCATCGAAATGCGGCACGCGCCGTTCTTCGGTTGGATCCATGATCTATCGGCGACTGACCCCACGAATATCTTCACGCTCTTCGGCCTGATCCCTTGGGACCCGATGGCGGTCGCGCCCTTCCTGCATCTGGGCATCTGGCCGCTGATCATGGGCTGCACCATGGTTCTGCAGCAGCGCCTGAACCCGCCGCCGCCGGACCCCACACAGGCCCGCCTGTTCCAGCTCATGCCGATCATCTTCACCTTCATGCTGGCGCGCTTCCCGGCCGGACTGGTGATCTACTGGAGCTGGAACAACCTGCTTTCCGTCGCGCAGCAGTGGTTCATCATGCGCCGCACGCGGCTGGACCGGCCGTCCCGCGCGCTTCGCACCGCCCGCAAGGGCGCCTGA
- the yihA gene encoding ribosome biogenesis GTP-binding protein YihA/YsxC, whose protein sequence is MAARDDDDHGDAPEGLNLAVEPPTAEVLEAARLIFAAPCRFFFAAQRLDQLPPPAGIEIAFAGRSNVGKSTLINALTGQNALARASNTPGRTRQLNFFDLGGRLTLVDMPGYGYAQAEKKVKEDWQGLMFEYLRGRPNLRRVALLMDARVEVKESDTAVMELLDKAAVTFQIVVTKADGIKPPALERKLEALGALARKHAAGFPEVLVTSARSGDGIPEARAAFASLI, encoded by the coding sequence ATGGCCGCACGCGACGATGATGACCACGGTGACGCGCCGGAGGGGTTGAACCTCGCCGTCGAGCCGCCGACGGCGGAAGTGCTGGAAGCGGCGCGGCTCATATTTGCCGCGCCCTGCCGGTTCTTTTTCGCGGCCCAGCGACTGGATCAGCTGCCGCCGCCCGCCGGCATCGAAATCGCCTTCGCCGGTCGGTCGAATGTCGGCAAGTCGACGCTGATCAATGCGCTGACCGGCCAGAATGCGCTGGCCAGAGCCTCCAACACGCCGGGCCGAACGCGGCAGCTCAACTTCTTCGACCTCGGTGGGCGCCTGACGCTCGTCGATATGCCGGGCTACGGCTATGCCCAGGCCGAGAAGAAGGTGAAGGAAGACTGGCAGGGCCTGATGTTCGAGTATTTGCGCGGCCGCCCAAATCTGCGCCGGGTCGCCCTGCTGATGGATGCGCGGGTCGAGGTCAAGGAATCCGACACGGCCGTGATGGAGTTGCTGGACAAAGCCGCCGTCACCTTTCAGATCGTGGTGACCAAGGCCGATGGCATCAAACCGCCGGCGCTGGAGCGCAAGCTGGAGGCGCTGGGCGCCTTGGCCCGCAAGCACGCGGCCGGCTTCCCTGAGGTGCTGGTGACCAGTGCGCGGAGCGGAGACGGCATCCCCGAAGCGCGGGCGGCCTTTGCCTCGCTGATCTGA
- the argB gene encoding acetylglutamate kinase: protein MTNAAERYRIAAEQASTVSRALPYLRRYAGATIVVKYGGHAMGDEKLSASFGRDIAALKQVGINPVVVHGGGPQINAMLKRLAIQSTFVDGLRVTDAAMVEVVEMVLAGSVNKHVASLITQAGALAVGICGKDGGLIRARKLTRLTRDPDSHIERALDLGFVGEPAHVDIRVIHALTGAGLIPVIAPVGIGDDGETYNINADTAASAIAAALSAHRLLMLTDVPGVLDENKELLPELTVEQVEAGIASGMITGGMIPKVENCVAAVRGGVKGATILDGRVEHACLLELFTEGGVGTMILG, encoded by the coding sequence ATGACCAATGCCGCCGAACGCTACCGGATCGCTGCCGAACAAGCCTCCACCGTCTCACGCGCGCTGCCCTATCTGCGCCGCTATGCCGGCGCCACCATCGTCGTCAAATACGGCGGCCATGCCATGGGCGACGAAAAGCTCTCCGCCAGCTTTGGGCGCGACATCGCCGCCCTGAAGCAGGTCGGCATCAATCCCGTCGTGGTCCATGGCGGCGGGCCGCAGATCAACGCCATGCTCAAGCGGCTGGCGATCCAATCCACCTTCGTGGACGGGCTGCGCGTCACGGATGCCGCCATGGTCGAGGTTGTGGAAATGGTGCTCGCCGGGTCGGTCAATAAGCATGTGGCGTCGCTCATCACCCAGGCCGGCGCCCTCGCGGTGGGGATCTGCGGCAAGGACGGTGGCCTGATTCGCGCCCGCAAGCTGACGCGCCTGACCCGCGATCCCGACAGCCATATCGAGCGCGCGCTCGACCTCGGCTTCGTGGGCGAGCCTGCGCATGTCGATATCCGCGTCATCCACGCCCTGACGGGCGCGGGCCTCATTCCGGTGATTGCGCCTGTCGGCATCGGCGATGACGGGGAGACCTACAATATCAACGCCGATACCGCGGCCAGCGCCATCGCCGCCGCCCTGTCGGCCCATCGGTTGCTGATGCTGACGGATGTGCCGGGCGTGCTGGATGAGAACAAGGAACTGCTGCCGGAATTGACGGTGGAGCAGGTCGAGGCCGGCATCGCGAGCGGCATGATCACCGGCGGCATGATCCCCAAGGTTGAAAACTGTGTGGCGGCAGTCCGTGGCGGCGTGAAGGGGGCGACCATTCTGGATGGTCGCGTCGAACACGCTTGCTTGCTGGAGCTCTTCACGGAAGGTGGCGTCGGCACCATGATTCTTGGCTGA
- a CDS encoding peroxiredoxin-like family protein, producing MNGQLRAFKSSMLERADKAILCELAEGEAQARAEAASAAHLTVGDHAPDFTLSDPDGKKHRLKDYLAKGPVLVLFYRGGWSAPCTLTLRAFEDIAGDCHRAGASILAISPQKASRAAVVAESNLVSFPILIDVGNKVAAAFGIVGEIPPVLRRIYTQMGNNVPDENDAADWRLPRSSEFLICNSGVIHLAHVSPVSYERTEPREALEAMKSLSARILAGADDR from the coding sequence TTGAACGGTCAACTTCGTGCCTTCAAGAGTTCGATGCTGGAGCGCGCGGATAAGGCGATCCTCTGCGAATTGGCGGAAGGCGAGGCGCAGGCACGCGCCGAAGCGGCAAGTGCGGCGCATTTGACCGTGGGCGACCATGCGCCCGATTTCACGCTTAGCGATCCCGATGGCAAGAAACACCGGCTGAAGGATTATCTGGCGAAGGGTCCTGTCTTGGTCCTGTTCTATCGCGGTGGATGGAGCGCGCCTTGCACCTTGACGCTGCGTGCGTTCGAGGACATCGCGGGCGATTGCCACAGAGCCGGTGCCTCAATCCTCGCGATCTCGCCGCAGAAAGCGAGCCGAGCGGCGGTGGTGGCCGAGAGCAACCTCGTCAGCTTTCCGATTTTGATCGATGTCGGCAACAAGGTCGCAGCCGCCTTCGGCATCGTCGGTGAAATTCCGCCCGTTCTGCGTCGCATTTACACGCAGATGGGCAATAACGTGCCCGATGAGAACGATGCCGCCGATTGGCGCCTGCCCCGGTCCTCGGAATTTCTGATCTGCAATAGCGGCGTCATCCACCTCGCGCATGTTTCGCCGGTGTCTTATGAGCGCACGGAACCGCGCGAGGCCTTGGAGGCGATGAAGAGCCTCTCGGCGCGCATTCTGGCCGGCGCTGATGACCGATAA
- a CDS encoding LysR family transcriptional regulator: MDLLAAFRCFVRVAETGSFSAVAREVGSTQPAISRQIAALEAHFDVRLIQRTTRSLTFTQDGQDLLAHARRVLETVEETEEILGKRRASPSGTVRIASSTAMARMHIIPRLPRLLQRYPQLEIEASISEQAQDLVAENLDLAIRAGAIADSSLVARQLGSTGRAVLVGTDYIEKHGEPQTPADLASHECIVYTGGFGPQRALSNVWEFGGAEGTTSVEVHGRFRSDSIEGISDAVRAGLGISRLPIWMFTDDIAAGRLKAILTDWQPPRVPIHAVYPSRRHLAPRVRAVIDFFVNEFRLDPTVSDYASI; this comes from the coding sequence ATGGATCTCCTCGCTGCCTTCCGCTGTTTCGTCCGCGTCGCGGAAACAGGGTCGTTTTCCGCTGTTGCGCGGGAGGTCGGGTCCACGCAGCCGGCCATTTCCCGCCAGATTGCCGCGCTTGAGGCGCATTTTGACGTTCGCCTGATCCAGCGCACCACGCGCAGCCTGACCTTCACCCAGGATGGGCAGGATCTTCTCGCCCATGCGCGGCGGGTCTTGGAAACTGTGGAGGAGACGGAGGAAATTCTCGGCAAGCGCCGTGCCTCGCCGTCCGGCACGGTGCGGATTGCCTCCTCGACCGCCATGGCGCGTATGCACATCATCCCGCGTCTGCCACGGCTGTTGCAGCGCTATCCGCAGTTGGAGATCGAGGCCAGTATTTCGGAACAGGCCCAGGATTTGGTGGCGGAAAACCTCGATCTCGCCATTCGCGCGGGGGCGATTGCCGATTCCTCCCTCGTCGCGCGCCAGCTGGGCTCCACCGGCCGCGCCGTGCTCGTCGGCACCGATTATATCGAAAAGCATGGCGAGCCGCAGACCCCGGCGGACCTCGCGAGCCATGAGTGCATCGTCTATACGGGCGGTTTCGGGCCGCAGCGCGCCTTGTCCAACGTGTGGGAATTCGGCGGGGCGGAGGGCACGACTTCGGTCGAGGTTCATGGCCGCTTCCGGTCTGACAGCATCGAGGGCATCAGTGACGCCGTGCGCGCCGGACTCGGCATCAGCCGCCTGCCCATCTGGATGTTTACGGACGATATCGCCGCCGGGCGATTGAAGGCGATCCTGACCGACTGGCAGCCACCTCGGGTGCCGATCCATGCGGTCTATCCCTCCCGTCGGCATCTGGCGCCGCGCGTCCGTGCGGTGATCGACTTCTTCGTCAATGAGTTTAGGCTCGACCCCACGGTTTCAGACTATGCGAGTATCTGA
- a CDS encoding DsbA family oxidoreductase: MNMLAFSRAPLSVEIIYDLVCPWCFIGTRRLVRALRRRPELGMNIQWRPFLLNPDMPRAGMSRADYVVRKFGAEDRARRLFTSITDIGRGEGILFRFDRIRRTPSSVDAHRLVRFAAALGRAEVVADALFTAYFTDGLDIGSLDVLVSVGRQCGLEPVAVRNHLLTDDAIEQVHGDNLRSHRLGINGAPCFIVGRRHAIAGAQEPEVLECLLNVAALDMADG, from the coding sequence ATGAACATGCTGGCCTTCTCTCGGGCACCTTTGTCCGTCGAGATTATTTACGACCTTGTTTGTCCGTGGTGTTTCATCGGCACCCGCCGGTTGGTCCGCGCCCTGCGCCGGCGGCCCGAGCTTGGCATGAACATCCAGTGGCGCCCCTTTCTGCTCAATCCGGATATGCCGCGCGCCGGCATGTCCCGCGCGGATTATGTCGTGCGGAAATTCGGCGCCGAGGATCGCGCGCGCAGGCTGTTCACTTCGATCACCGATATCGGACGCGGGGAGGGCATCCTATTCCGGTTCGATCGCATCCGCCGCACGCCGAGCAGCGTCGATGCCCATCGGCTGGTGCGCTTCGCGGCGGCGCTGGGCCGCGCTGAAGTTGTGGCGGACGCCCTTTTCACCGCCTATTTCACGGATGGCCTCGATATCGGCAGCCTGGACGTTCTGGTCTCGGTTGGGCGCCAATGCGGGCTGGAGCCTGTGGCGGTGCGGAACCATCTGCTGACGGATGACGCAATCGAGCAGGTGCATGGGGATAATCTTCGCTCGCACCGCCTCGGCATCAATGGCGCGCCCTGTTTCATCGTCGGTCGTCGCCACGCCATCGCCGGCGCTCAGGAGCCTGAGGTACTCGAATGCCTTCTGAACGTCGCGGCGCTCGACATGGCGGACGGGTAG
- a CDS encoding DUF1491 family protein: MEPRVKAQLWVQMALRLGDRDGRPGMVLRRGDADAGGILVVLRNRAGAVCVLSQTRTTGGDLAWMRSTGADPVEQDKADAYVARQIKIDPDLWVLEFEADDFLPPFEGKIL; this comes from the coding sequence ATGGAACCACGCGTGAAGGCCCAGCTTTGGGTGCAGATGGCGCTGCGCCTGGGGGACCGGGACGGGCGGCCCGGCATGGTACTGCGGCGGGGCGATGCCGATGCCGGCGGCATTCTCGTCGTACTGCGGAACCGGGCAGGGGCTGTCTGCGTGCTGTCGCAGACCCGCACCACCGGCGGCGACCTCGCCTGGATGCGCTCGACCGGCGCGGACCCCGTGGAGCAGGACAAGGCGGATGCCTATGTCGCGCGCCAGATCAAGATCGACCCGGACCTCTGGGTTCTCGAATTCGAGGCGGACGACTTTTTGCCGCCCTTCGAGGGCAAGATTCTTTAG
- the hemF gene encoding oxygen-dependent coproporphyrinogen oxidase — protein sequence MLDAFNDAPDHAAIRERAQAWFRELRDKICDSFETIETEATGALAHLPAGRFTRNSWERPTQDGSHGGGGVTSVMRGRVFEKVGVNISTVSGEFSPEFRDKVPGAADDPRFWASGISIVAHPQSPLVPAVHMNTRMLITRHGWFAGGADLTPMRLDAPDALADGATFHAALQAACDAHGPDFYERFKAWCDTYFYLPHRDEPRGLGGIFYDQHNTGDVEADFGFTRDVGLAFLNAYPAIVRRRMHLPWTSEDRAHQLMRRGRYVEFNLLYDRGTLFGLKTGGNVEAILMSLPPEVTWA from the coding sequence ATGCTCGACGCATTTAACGATGCTCCCGATCATGCCGCGATCCGCGAACGCGCACAGGCGTGGTTCCGCGAACTCCGCGACAAAATCTGCGACAGTTTCGAGACGATCGAAACAGAGGCGACCGGCGCGCTCGCGCATCTGCCGGCCGGGCGCTTCACCCGCAACAGCTGGGAGCGTCCGACGCAGGACGGCTCTCATGGCGGTGGCGGCGTCACCAGCGTGATGCGCGGCCGGGTGTTCGAGAAGGTCGGCGTCAATATCTCCACCGTCTCAGGCGAATTCAGTCCCGAATTCCGCGACAAGGTTCCCGGTGCGGCGGACGATCCGCGCTTCTGGGCCTCGGGCATCAGCATCGTCGCCCATCCGCAAAGCCCCTTGGTGCCCGCCGTTCATATGAATACGCGCATGCTCATCACGCGCCATGGTTGGTTCGCGGGCGGCGCCGACCTGACGCCGATGCGACTCGACGCGCCTGACGCGCTGGCAGACGGAGCGACCTTTCATGCCGCCCTTCAGGCCGCCTGCGACGCGCATGGGCCGGATTTCTACGAACGCTTCAAGGCCTGGTGCGACACGTATTTCTATCTCCCCCACCGCGACGAACCGCGCGGCCTGGGCGGAATTTTCTACGATCAGCACAATACCGGCGATGTGGAGGCGGATTTCGGCTTCACGCGCGATGTCGGCCTCGCCTTCCTGAACGCCTATCCCGCCATCGTCCGGCGCCGGATGCATCTGCCCTGGACGAGCGAAGACCGCGCGCATCAATTGATGCGCCGGGGCCGCTACGTAGAGTTCAACCTGCTCTACGATCGCGGCACGCTGTTCGGCCTCAAGACCGGCGGCAATGTCGAGGCGATCCTGATGAGCCTGCCGCCGGAAGTCACCTGGGCATAG
- the petA gene encoding ubiquinol-cytochrome c reductase iron-sulfur subunit: protein MAGPAESLPTAHVAGQTANGHDAHGHEGPRRDFLIMALACTAAAGLAMAVWPFLDVMDPPRAVVTASDVSVNLGSIPAGSGITVLWRGQPILIRHRTPAEITAEANVDIDLLRDSESDLARVKTGHPEFIVLYGVCDRNGIVAVGNNPSDARGKWGGWTCPTNGSEYDTSGRVRSGPARKNLAIPPYDFSSATTITIG from the coding sequence ATGGCTGGACCTGCTGAGTCCCTTCCGACGGCCCATGTTGCCGGGCAAACTGCAAATGGGCATGACGCCCATGGGCATGAGGGGCCACGGCGCGATTTCCTGATCATGGCGCTGGCCTGCACGGCAGCGGCCGGCCTCGCCATGGCCGTCTGGCCTTTCCTCGATGTCATGGATCCGCCGCGCGCCGTGGTTACGGCGTCGGATGTCAGCGTCAATCTGGGCAGCATTCCAGCCGGCAGCGGCATTACCGTGCTATGGCGCGGCCAGCCGATCCTGATCCGCCATCGCACACCGGCCGAGATCACCGCCGAGGCGAATGTCGATATCGATCTGCTGCGCGATTCCGAGAGCGACCTCGCCCGCGTCAAGACCGGCCATCCTGAGTTCATCGTGCTCTACGGCGTCTGCGACCGGAACGGCATCGTGGCCGTTGGCAACAACCCATCGGACGCACGCGGCAAGTGGGGCGGTTGGACCTGCCCGACGAATGGCAGCGAATATGACACGTCGGGGCGCGTGCGCTCCGGCCCGGCGCGTAAGAATTTGGCCATCCCGCCCTATGATTTCTCGTCCGCCACCACGATAACCATCGGCTGA
- a CDS encoding cytochrome b, translated as MAIETKAAPLDGPARPRFGSTLVPRSQGLLWHFGILAAVSLALMMVTGLFLAMNYAVGSYPFETIQWIMRGVSYGWLIRLMHMAGTSIFFIIAFINLGRSLYYGSYKKPRERIWMLGLVTLILMMLTAYTGFLLPWGQMSYWSTLALANVLGGFPFIGHNVVRWILGADALNETTLTHFYVFHILLAFAVCGAVFIHVRGIRSSSVHATESEHRGPMVPYHPYYTVRAALAVLVFLIVCSIVVFFIPYTFENAANALPGNPLIMPTNVVPQWYLLPFYAMSRCAESHFIGLVLVVAGWAVLFLLPWLDTSPVRSARYRPLFRPALIAFFVLVILLGWAGAHPTTAGWVFLDRLFTLLYFAFFLIALPLLGAIETPREMPVVRSSALTPRLHTQEAR; from the coding sequence ATGGCGATCGAGACGAAAGCGGCTCCTCTGGATGGCCCAGCGCGGCCACGCTTCGGCAGCACCCTGGTGCCCCGCAGCCAGGGCCTGTTATGGCATTTCGGCATTCTCGCCGCCGTGTCCCTGGCTTTGATGATGGTCACCGGCCTGTTTCTGGCCATGAACTACGCCGTCGGGTCTTATCCCTTCGAGACGATCCAGTGGATCATGCGCGGCGTCAGCTACGGCTGGCTCATTCGGCTGATGCATATGGCAGGCACCTCGATCTTCTTCATCATCGCCTTCATCAATCTGGGCCGCAGCCTCTACTACGGCTCCTACAAGAAGCCGCGCGAGCGGATTTGGATGCTCGGTCTCGTCACGCTGATCCTGATGATGCTGACGGCTTATACCGGCTTCCTTCTGCCCTGGGGCCAGATGTCCTATTGGTCGACGCTCGCGCTCGCCAATGTGCTCGGCGGCTTCCCCTTCATCGGCCATAACGTGGTGCGCTGGATCCTCGGCGCGGACGCTTTGAACGAAACGACGCTGACGCATTTCTACGTCTTCCACATCCTTCTGGCCTTCGCCGTCTGCGGCGCGGTCTTCATTCATGTCCGTGGCATCCGCTCCAGCAGCGTCCATGCCACGGAGAGTGAGCACCGTGGCCCGATGGTGCCGTACCATCCGTATTACACGGTGCGCGCGGCGCTGGCGGTTCTGGTCTTCCTCATCGTTTGCTCCATCGTCGTCTTCTTCATTCCCTATACCTTCGAGAATGCCGCGAACGCGTTGCCCGGCAATCCGCTGATCATGCCCACCAATGTGGTGCCGCAATGGTATTTGCTGCCTTTCTACGCCATGAGCCGCTGCGCCGAGAGCCACTTCATCGGACTGGTTCTGGTCGTCGCAGGCTGGGCTGTGCTGTTCCTGCTGCCCTGGCTCGATACCTCGCCGGTGCGCAGCGCCCGGTATCGGCCCTTGTTCCGGCCCGCGCTGATCGCCTTCTTCGTGTTGGTGATCCTGCTCGGCTGGGCGGGTGCGCATCCCACCACGGCAGGCTGGGTCTTCCTCGACCGGCTGTTCACGCTGCTCTATTTCGCCTTCTTCCTGATCGCGCTGCCGCTGCTGGGCGCGATCGAGACGCCGCGCGAGATGCCGGTGGTGCGATCCTCGGCATTGACGCCCCGATTGCATACGCAGGAGGCACGCTGA
- a CDS encoding cytochrome c1: MRRLSFTSGFAALLALGLAAAMTPVRADEGGAEGGKAINTSSTSWGFRGPLGTYDRAALQRGFQVYEQACAACHSIRDLRFGDLEGIGLSPHQAAAMASTAMVPGGVDAMGLPVLRPGVPADRFPNPFLNPQAARAANYGAYPPDLSLIVPQRAFVPMSPGGVTYLDDLLTSYGDAPPGVTLFPNRSFNTAFPGNQIAMANPLHDGQMTFADGTKATVPEMSHDVTTFLAWAADPTVEERRGDGVRVVLFLCFLAFLTLLFKRRIWSALPHAEPDHG; the protein is encoded by the coding sequence ATGCGCCGCCTGAGCTTCACATCCGGCTTCGCCGCGCTCCTCGCGCTCGGTCTGGCCGCTGCCATGACGCCCGTCCGCGCCGACGAAGGTGGCGCGGAAGGCGGCAAGGCCATCAACACGTCCTCGACGTCATGGGGCTTTCGCGGTCCGCTCGGAACCTATGACCGCGCCGCCCTTCAGCGCGGCTTTCAGGTGTATGAGCAGGCCTGCGCCGCCTGCCATTCCATCCGCGATCTTCGTTTCGGTGACCTGGAGGGGATCGGCCTTTCCCCGCATCAAGCGGCGGCCATGGCCTCCACGGCCATGGTGCCGGGCGGTGTCGATGCCATGGGCCTGCCCGTTCTGCGCCCCGGCGTGCCGGCCGACCGCTTTCCCAACCCGTTCCTGAACCCTCAGGCTGCGCGCGCCGCCAATTACGGTGCCTATCCGCCCGATCTGAGCCTGATCGTGCCACAGCGCGCTTTCGTTCCGATGAGCCCCGGCGGCGTCACCTACCTCGACGACCTGCTGACCAGCTACGGCGATGCCCCGCCGGGTGTGACGCTGTTCCCGAACCGTAGCTTCAACACGGCCTTCCCCGGCAACCAGATCGCCATGGCCAATCCGCTGCATGACGGGCAGATGACCTTCGCAGACGGCACCAAGGCGACGGTTCCGGAAATGTCGCATGACGTCACGACATTCCTCGCCTGGGCTGCCGATCCTACGGTCGAGGAGCGGCGCGGGGATGGCGTGCGTGTCGTCCTGTTCCTCTGCTTCCTGGCCTTCCTGACCCTGCTGTTCAAGCGGCGCATCTGGTCGGCGCTCCCCCATGCCGAACCCGACCATGGATGA
- a CDS encoding S-methyl-5'-thioadenosine phosphorylase: MSETIEPLLGVIGGSGLYDIADLEEREWRRVETPWGPPSDELMFGRLHGLRCVFLPRHGRGHPLPPSDLNYRANIDALKRVGVTDIISLSAVGSLQEELPPGHFVVIDQFIDRTFAREKSFFGPGCVAHVSMAQPVCSRLGDALEQVARDLGLPVSRGGTYLTMEGPQFSTFAESTLYRAWGCSVIGMTNMPEAKLAREAEICYATVAMVTDYDCWREGHDAVTVDEVVKTLFANADNARNLVRAVLPAVGAPRGLCSAGCDRALTYSLITAPSHRDPALVAKLDVVAGRVLSAR, translated from the coding sequence ATGAGCGAAACCATCGAACCCCTGCTCGGAGTCATCGGCGGCTCCGGCCTGTATGACATCGCGGATCTGGAAGAGCGGGAGTGGCGCCGGGTCGAGACGCCCTGGGGTCCGCCATCCGATGAGCTGATGTTCGGCCGCCTGCACGGCTTGCGCTGCGTCTTCCTGCCGCGCCATGGCCGTGGCCATCCGCTGCCGCCCTCCGACCTGAACTACCGCGCCAATATCGACGCGCTGAAGCGGGTCGGGGTGACGGACATCATTTCCCTCTCCGCCGTGGGCAGTCTTCAGGAAGAGTTGCCGCCGGGCCATTTCGTGGTCATCGACCAGTTCATCGACCGCACCTTCGCCCGCGAAAAGAGCTTTTTCGGCCCCGGCTGCGTCGCCCATGTCTCCATGGCGCAGCCTGTCTGTTCCCGTTTGGGCGATGCGCTGGAACAGGTGGCGCGTGACCTTGGCCTGCCGGTGTCGCGCGGCGGCACCTACCTCACGATGGAGGGGCCGCAGTTCTCGACCTTCGCCGAGAGCACCCTCTATCGCGCCTGGGGCTGTAGCGTCATCGGCATGACGAATATGCCGGAGGCCAAGCTCGCTCGTGAAGCCGAGATTTGTTACGCGACCGTCGCCATGGTCACGGATTACGATTGCTGGCGTGAAGGCCATGATGCCGTCACGGTCGATGAAGTCGTGAAGACGTTGTTCGCCAATGCCGACAACGCCCGCAACCTCGTCCGCGCCGTGCTGCCAGCGGTGGGCGCGCCACGCGGCCTGTGTTCTGCCGGCTGTGACCGCGCCTTGACCTATAGCCTGATCACCGCGCCGTCGCATCGCGATCCGGCGCTGGTGGCCAAGCTCGATGTCGTTGCCGGGCGGGTTCTGTCTGCGCGCTAA